Proteins encoded in a region of the Methylobacterium radiotolerans JCM 2831 genome:
- a CDS encoding EF-hand domain-containing protein — MPATPHRSARAATVALGTVLGTVLVTALVLPAALPSAALARSSGTERALKMVDTDHDGTIDLAEAQAAAGKVFDAAETDKDGTVDAKELKGRLSKKDLKAADTDSDGTLDRKEYLALVEQRFKAADPDNDGTLDARELKSPAGRSLLQLLK; from the coding sequence ATGCCCGCGACCCCGCACAGATCCGCCCGCGCCGCGACCGTCGCCCTCGGAACCGTCCTCGGAACCGTCCTCGTCACCGCCCTCGTCCTGCCGGCCGCGCTGCCGTCGGCGGCCCTCGCCCGGTCCTCCGGCACCGAGCGCGCGCTGAAGATGGTCGACACCGACCACGACGGCACGATCGACCTCGCCGAGGCCCAGGCCGCCGCCGGCAAGGTCTTCGACGCCGCCGAGACCGACAAGGACGGCACCGTCGACGCCAAAGAATTGAAGGGCCGGCTCAGCAAGAAGGACCTGAAGGCCGCCGACACCGATTCCGACGGCACGCTCGACCGCAAGGAGTACCTCGCCCTGGTCGAGCAGCGCTTCAAGGCGGCCGATCCCGACAACGACGGCACCCTCGACGCCAGGGAGCTCAAGTCCCCGGCGGGGCGCAGCCTGCTGCAGCTCCTGAAGTAA
- a CDS encoding lysozyme inhibitor LprI family protein: MSKPLVLALAALAGPVAGAITAPPARAASFPCDRAEAPDERAICAHLPLNDRDVEMATRFEILKSVLPMGGQAKLRDDQEAWLTERQACGGDVGCLTAAYDARLKVLRGVLAEFAKQGP; the protein is encoded by the coding sequence ATGTCGAAGCCCCTCGTCCTCGCCCTCGCCGCCCTCGCGGGTCCGGTCGCCGGCGCGATCACCGCGCCGCCCGCCCGGGCGGCGAGCTTCCCGTGCGACAGGGCCGAGGCCCCCGACGAGAGGGCGATCTGCGCGCATCTCCCCCTCAACGACAGGGACGTCGAGATGGCGACCCGGTTCGAGATCCTGAAGAGCGTGCTGCCGATGGGCGGCCAGGCCAAGCTGCGCGACGACCAGGAGGCGTGGCTGACGGAGCGTCAGGCCTGCGGCGGCGACGTCGGCTGCCTGACGGCCGCCTACGACGCCCGGCTCAAGGTGCTGCGCGGGGTCCTGGCGGAATTCGCCAAGCAGGGCCCGTGA
- a CDS encoding LysR family transcriptional regulator produces the protein MELKWLEDFLSLARTGSFSRSAVERHVTQPAFGRRIRALEGWLGVALVDRSTYPTALTPEGRLFLETAEETVRRLHGSRDALRDRIRPPPRTVSVAALHTLALTVFPRWFRDVEARTGPLGSRLLPDDFHACVQALAEGGYDLLLTYHHPLVPIPLDPAAFPHLAIGRDSLVPVHRPGPAADRPGLGYPRDSFLGRVAALAGDGAAAAHVNENAMAEALKFMVLEGHGRAWLPESLVARELADGSLVAAGPGTPLEIRLYRRAGRGGAVEAVWAAAAALAAEP, from the coding sequence ATGGAGCTGAAATGGCTCGAGGACTTCCTGAGCCTCGCGCGCACCGGCAGCTTCTCGCGCTCGGCGGTCGAGCGCCACGTCACCCAGCCGGCCTTCGGCCGCCGCATCCGGGCGCTGGAGGGCTGGCTCGGCGTCGCGCTGGTCGACCGCAGCACCTACCCGACCGCGCTGACGCCGGAGGGCCGACTGTTCCTGGAGACCGCCGAGGAGACCGTGCGGCGGCTCCACGGCAGCCGCGACGCGCTCCGGGACCGGATCCGGCCGCCGCCCCGGACCGTGTCGGTGGCGGCGCTCCACACCCTGGCGCTGACCGTCTTCCCGCGCTGGTTCCGGGACGTCGAGGCCCGCACCGGGCCGCTCGGCAGCCGGCTGCTGCCCGATGATTTCCACGCCTGCGTGCAGGCCCTGGCCGAGGGCGGCTACGACCTGCTGCTGACCTACCACCATCCGCTGGTGCCGATCCCCCTGGACCCGGCCGCCTTCCCGCACCTCGCCATCGGCCGGGACAGCCTCGTGCCGGTGCACCGGCCGGGGCCGGCCGCGGACCGGCCCGGGCTCGGCTATCCCCGGGACTCGTTCCTGGGCCGGGTCGCGGCGCTGGCCGGTGACGGGGCGGCGGCCGCCCACGTCAACGAGAACGCCATGGCGGAGGCCCTGAAGTTCATGGTTCTTGAAGGCCACGGCCGCGCCTGGCTGCCCGAGAGCCTCGTCGCCCGCGAACTCGCCGACGGCAGCCTCGTGGCGGCCGGGCCGGGCACACCGTTGGAGATCCGGCTCTACCGCCGGGCCGGCCGCGGCGGCGCGGTCGAGGCGGTCTGGGCCGCGGCCGCCGCCCTGGCGGCCGAACCCTAG
- a CDS encoding uroporphyrinogen decarboxylase, translated as MTGTEREPERETSGTTSERKVLRVLEGEAIGPPPAWMMRQAGRYLPEYRATRAEAGSFLDLCYSPDFAVEVTLQPIRRFGFDAAILFSDILVVPHALGQDVRFVEGEGPRLDPLDGRAAFARLREAGDPAVMSHLAPVFETVTRLRAELPGETTLLGFCGAPWTVASYMIGGRGTPDLAPARALAEGDTALVDTLIDRLVAVQTEYLVRQLEAGADAVQIFESHAGTLPLAVLAPGGTVEPVGDVAESALPGAAAADALTRWSLRPIARMVAGVRARVPGAKIIVFARGSGLDGHARVVPETGADAVGVDWGVDLKALRQTVPAATVTQGNLHPETLIAGGAALDAAVDAVLEATAGLPHIFNLGHGITPQTPVAHVERMLARLRGQG; from the coding sequence ATGACGGGGACGGAGCGCGAGCCCGAGCGGGAGACGTCCGGGACGACGTCCGAGCGCAAGGTGCTGCGCGTCCTCGAGGGCGAGGCGATCGGGCCGCCCCCCGCCTGGATGATGCGCCAGGCCGGGCGCTACCTGCCGGAATACCGGGCGACCCGCGCCGAGGCCGGCTCGTTCCTCGACCTCTGCTACAGCCCGGACTTCGCCGTCGAGGTGACGCTCCAGCCGATCCGCCGCTTCGGCTTCGACGCGGCGATCCTGTTCTCCGACATCCTGGTCGTCCCCCACGCGCTCGGCCAGGACGTGCGCTTCGTGGAGGGCGAGGGCCCCCGGCTCGACCCCCTCGACGGACGGGCGGCGTTCGCGCGCCTGCGCGAGGCCGGCGACCCGGCGGTGATGAGCCACCTCGCGCCGGTCTTCGAGACCGTGACGCGGCTGCGCGCCGAGCTGCCGGGCGAGACCACGCTGCTCGGCTTCTGCGGCGCCCCCTGGACGGTGGCGAGCTACATGATCGGCGGCCGCGGCACGCCGGACCTCGCCCCCGCGCGGGCGCTGGCCGAGGGCGACACCGCCCTGGTCGACACCCTGATCGACCGCCTCGTCGCCGTGCAGACCGAGTACCTCGTGCGCCAGCTCGAGGCCGGCGCCGACGCGGTGCAGATCTTCGAGTCCCACGCCGGCACCTTGCCGCTTGCCGTTCTGGCTCCCGGCGGCACGGTCGAGCCCGTCGGCGACGTCGCCGAGAGCGCCCTGCCGGGTGCGGCCGCGGCGGACGCCCTCACCCGCTGGTCGCTGCGGCCGATCGCCCGGATGGTGGCGGGCGTCCGCGCCCGGGTGCCGGGGGCCAAGATCATCGTGTTCGCCCGCGGCTCGGGCCTCGACGGCCACGCCCGGGTGGTGCCGGAGACCGGCGCCGACGCCGTCGGCGTCGACTGGGGCGTGGATCTGAAGGCCCTGCGGCAGACGGTGCCGGCCGCGACGGTGACGCAGGGCAACCTGCATCCCGAAACGCTGATCGCGGGCGGCGCGGCCCTCGACGCGGCGGTGGACGCGGTGCTCGAGGCGACCGCCGGCCTGCCGCACATCTTCAACCTCGGCCACGGCATCACGCCGCAGACGCCGGTGGCCCATGTCGAGCGGATGCTCGCGCGGCTGCGCGGCCAGGGCTGA
- a CDS encoding pyruvate, water dikinase regulatory protein, translating to MGRSYFHLHLVSDSTGETLINVGRAAAAQYEGVSAIEHVYPLVRSAAQLDRVISEIRAAPGLVLYTLVGGDLGERLEEVARETGSPCLSVLRPVHDLLRAYLGAETTARPGAQHMLNAEYFKRIDAMNFTLAHDDGNLPDDLEEADVILLGVSRTSKTPTSIYLANRGLKTTNLPLVPGMPLPPAIERARKPLVVGLFASPERIVQIRQNRLSSLNADESSLYVDRSAVADEITMSRRLFTKNRWPTIDVTRRSIEETAAAIVDLYRDHRLKFIAD from the coding sequence ATGGGCCGCAGCTACTTCCACCTCCACCTCGTCTCCGACTCCACCGGCGAGACGCTGATCAATGTCGGGCGCGCGGCCGCCGCCCAGTACGAGGGCGTGTCGGCGATCGAGCACGTCTACCCGCTGGTGCGCTCGGCCGCGCAGCTCGACCGGGTGATCTCGGAGATCCGGGCCGCGCCGGGCCTCGTCCTCTACACGCTGGTGGGGGGCGATCTCGGCGAGCGGCTGGAGGAGGTGGCCCGCGAGACCGGCTCGCCCTGCCTGTCGGTCCTGCGGCCGGTCCACGACCTGCTGCGCGCCTATCTGGGCGCCGAGACCACGGCGCGGCCCGGCGCCCAGCACATGCTGAACGCCGAGTACTTCAAGCGCATCGACGCGATGAACTTCACGCTGGCCCACGACGACGGCAACCTGCCGGACGATCTGGAGGAGGCCGACGTGATCCTGCTCGGCGTCAGCCGGACGTCGAAGACGCCGACCTCGATCTACCTCGCCAATCGCGGCCTCAAGACCACCAACCTGCCGCTGGTGCCGGGCATGCCGCTGCCGCCGGCGATCGAGCGGGCCCGCAAGCCCCTCGTGGTCGGCCTGTTCGCCTCGCCGGAGCGCATCGTGCAGATCCGGCAGAACCGGCTGTCGAGCCTGAACGCCGACGAATCGTCCCTCTACGTCGACCGGTCGGCGGTGGCGGACGAGATCACGATGTCCCGCCGGCTGTTCACCAAGAACCGCTGGCCGACGATCGACGTGACCCGCCGCTCCATCGAGGAGACCGCGGCCGCGATCGTCGACCTCTACCGCGACCACCGGCTGAAGTTCATCGCGGACTGA
- the hemJ gene encoding protoporphyrinogen oxidase HemJ, producing the protein MLYDWIKALHVISLIAWMAGMLYLPRLFVYHASLPPGAEAQSATFKVMERRLLKAIMNPAMIATWAFGLALAWMSGFYASVWLQAKFVLVLAMSGIHGWLARMVKDFAADRNTRGHKFYRVLNEVPTLLMIGIVILAIVKPGL; encoded by the coding sequence GTGCTGTACGACTGGATCAAGGCCCTCCACGTCATCAGCCTGATCGCCTGGATGGCCGGGATGCTCTACCTGCCCCGGCTGTTCGTCTACCACGCGAGCCTGCCGCCCGGCGCGGAGGCGCAGTCGGCGACCTTCAAGGTCATGGAGCGCCGCCTGCTCAAGGCGATCATGAACCCCGCGATGATCGCTACCTGGGCGTTCGGGCTGGCGCTCGCCTGGATGAGCGGCTTCTACGCGAGCGTCTGGCTGCAGGCGAAGTTCGTGCTGGTGCTGGCGATGTCGGGCATCCACGGCTGGCTCGCCCGGATGGTCAAGGATTTCGCCGCCGACCGGAACACCCGCGGCCACAAGTTCTACCGGGTGCTCAACGAGGTGCCGACGCTGCTGATGATCGGCATCGTCATCCTGGCGATCGTCAAGCCGGGCCTCTGA
- a CDS encoding aspartate/glutamate racemase family protein → MLGVLGGMGPMATVDFLAKLVRATPAGRDQDHIPTLVCSAVDIPDRADAILGAGPDPLPAMRAALARLEAGGATRIAIPCNTAHHWHAALQAGTALPILHIVDAVAETLARTETETGIAAGTGGRVGLLATDGTLRTGLYRERLARRGLTCLGPDPEGQAAVAAAIRLVKAHRVAEARPLLEAQVRALAEAGCDRVVMACTEIPIALAGSDPSGRLVDATEALARACVAACRPDQRPACGAQTAALPRAA, encoded by the coding sequence ATGCTCGGTGTACTCGGCGGGATGGGCCCGATGGCCACGGTGGACTTCCTGGCCAAGCTCGTGCGGGCGACGCCCGCGGGGCGCGACCAGGACCACATCCCGACCCTGGTCTGCTCGGCCGTCGACATCCCCGACCGCGCCGACGCGATCCTGGGCGCCGGCCCGGACCCGCTGCCGGCGATGCGCGCCGCCCTGGCGCGGCTCGAGGCCGGCGGCGCCACCCGGATCGCGATCCCCTGCAACACGGCCCATCACTGGCACGCGGCGCTGCAGGCGGGGACGGCCCTGCCGATCCTCCACATCGTCGACGCCGTGGCCGAGACCCTGGCGCGGACCGAGACCGAGACCGGGATCGCGGCCGGGACCGGCGGCCGGGTCGGCCTGCTCGCCACCGACGGCACCCTGCGGACCGGGCTCTACCGGGAGCGGCTGGCGCGGCGCGGCCTCACCTGCCTCGGGCCCGATCCGGAGGGTCAGGCCGCCGTGGCGGCGGCGATCCGCCTGGTGAAGGCGCACCGGGTGGCCGAGGCGCGGCCGCTCCTGGAAGCGCAGGTCCGGGCGCTGGCGGAGGCGGGCTGCGACCGGGTGGTGATGGCCTGCACGGAGATCCCGATCGCGCTCGCCGGGAGCGACCCGTCGGGCCGGCTGGTGGACGCCACCGAGGCGCTGGCGCGCGCCTGCGTGGCGGCGTGCCGGCCGGATCAGCGGCCGGCGTGCGGCGCGCAGACCGCGGCGCTGCCGCGCGCGGCCTGA